The proteins below are encoded in one region of Dasypus novemcinctus isolate mDasNov1 chromosome 13, mDasNov1.1.hap2, whole genome shotgun sequence:
- the CCDC185 gene encoding coiled-coil domain-containing protein 185, which produces MPAPGPSLPPAPRCPRPAGGAPHCAVAERHRRPSRPAAPREARRSMAGLGRFSPPPDLAPWERAAAPRERVASARRAEPGSRAEPGGWAEPGSRAEPGGWAEPGSRAEPGGWAEPGSRAEPALSAWARAPAAAWGAPRAWTPQESRSLTDVARRPPPRARKPRSRARRPEGAWGEAESQAPQRGARRPHVAWQSQAQRPPQPRPHCRDCPPAPGNPPPPNAWETCAPESGTLGREKVPSGDQWAAPVCRGLDQWSLTSVPTEKSSAPSKEFRTQPASVYSQNRDSSELLGSLASHSSPSSGSSEETQSQHSHIFRNQLAEAVISSRDQKIVDLVLARLRKAQRMRELQQQAVEAWEELKRSDRKVQMILERERWLLLQQSQVQWQLEQEQRRQPGQLKAGMQKESRWRRQWEEQENQGREKPERAQAQHPKQRQAQQPREQERTLRGPQEQASLQPQKSLEQACREAHLHTTAGGRKAQESSLTSLVNHQARKVLMECQAKAEELLRKLSQEQRMQQSPETPKCLLKERHRELRDRAPKAEVRWRAGESEEQRKAHKRLPMELADQETQQARGTVPKNLRDRVQHARDLSLLREKSQHVLKLKAEKEDKCHIEGIKEAVRKKEQRRNRLSRETEAALEECRKISRASLQARDRARALQARSL; this is translated from the coding sequence atgcccgcccccggcccctcgCTGCCCCCGGCCCCTCGCTGCCCCCGCCCGGCGGGCGGCGCCCCGCATTGTGCGGTGGCTGAGCGTCACAGGCGGCCCAGCCGCCCCGCAGCGCCCCGCGAGGCCCGGCGGAGCATGGCGGGCCTCGGCCGCTTCTCCCCGCCGCCCGACCTGGCGCCCTGGGAGCGCGCGGCGGCGCCTCGCGAGCGCGTGGCCTCGGCGCGCCGGGCCGAGCCCGGGAGCCGCGCCGAGCCGGGAGGCTGGGCCGAGCCCGGGAGCCGCGCGGAGCCGGGAGGCTGGGCCGAGCCCGGGAGCCGCGCCGAGCCGGGAGGCTGGGCCGAGCCCGGGAGCCGCGCCGAGCCCGCCCTGAGCGCCTGGGCCCGCGCGCCGGCGGCGGCGTGGGGGGCGCCGCGGGCCTGGACGCCGCAGGAGAGCCGCAGCCTCACGGACGTGGCCCGgaggcccccgccccgcgccagGAAGCCGCGCTCCCGCGCCCGGCGCCCGGAGGGAGCCTGGGGGGAGGCCGAGAGCCAGGCTCCGCAGCGGGGGGCCCGCAGGCCCCACGTGGCCTGGCAGTCACAGGCCCAGCGGCCACCGCAGCCGCGTCCGCACTGCCGGGACTGCCCTCCAGCTCCAGGAAACCCGCCGCCTCCCAACGCCTGGGAAACGTGTGCTCCCGAAAGTGGAACTTTGGGGCGAGAAAAGGTGCCGAGTGGAGACCAGTGGGCAGCGCCGGTCTGCCGAGGTCTGGACCAGTGGTCCCTCACCTCGGTTCCCACGGAGAAGTCTTCTGCGCCCTCCAAAGAGTTCAGGACGCAGCCAGCCAGCGTGTACAGCCAGAACAGGGACAGCAGTGAGCTGCTGGGGTCGCTGGCCAGCCACAGCTCCCCGTCCTCAGGCTCCAGCGAGGAGACGCAGAGCCAGCACAGCCACATCTTCAGGAACCAGCTGGCGGAGGCGGTGATCTCCTCCAGGGACCAGAAGATCGTGGACCTGGTGCTGGCACGGCTCAGGAAGGCCCAGAGGATGCGGGAGCTGCAGCAGCAGGCGGTGGAGGCCTGGGAGGAGCTGAAGCGCTCCGACCGGAAGGTGCAGATGATCTTGGAGAGGGAGCGCTGGCTGCTCCTGCAGCAGAGCCAGGTGCAGTGGCAGCTGGAGCAGGAGCAGCGCCGGCAGCCCGGCCAGCTGAAGGCCGGGATGCAGAAGGAGAGCCGGTGGAGGAGGCAGTGGGAGGAGCAGGAAAACCAGGGCCGGGAGAAACCGGAGCGGGCCCAGGCGCAGCACCCGAAGCAGCGCCAGGCGCAGCAACCCAGGGAGCAGGAGCGGACGCTGCGGGGCCCACAGGAGCAGGCCAGCCTGCAGCCGCAGAAGAGCTTGGAGCAGGCCTGCCGCGAGGCGCACCTGCACACCACGGCCGGCGGGAGGAAGGCCCAGGAGTCCAGCCTTACGTCCCTGGTCAATCACCAGGCCCGGAAGGTCCTCATGGAGTGCCAGGCCAAGGCCGAGGAGCTCCTCAGGAAACTGTCCCAGGAGCAGAGGATGCAGCAGTCCCCCGAGACTCCCAAGTGCCTGCTGAAGGAGCGTCACCGAGAGCTGAGGGACAGGGCCCCGAAGGCGGAGGTacggtggcgggcgggagagtcCGAGGAGCAGCGGAAGGCGCACAAAAGGCTGCCGATGGAGCTGGCCGACCAGGAGACCCAGCAGGCCAGGGGGACCGTGCCCAAGAATCTCCGGGACAGGGTGCAGCACGCGCGCGACCTCAGCCTCCTACGGGAGAAGAGCCAGCACGTCCTGAAGCTGAAGGCCGAGAAGGAGGACAAGTGCCACATCGAGGGCATCAAGGAAGCCGTCAGGAAGAAGGAGCAGAGGAGGAACCGGCTCTCCCGAGAGACAGAGGCGGCCCTCGAGGAGTGCCGAAAGATCTCCAGGGCCTCCCTGCAGGCGAGAGACAGAGCAAGGGCCCTCCAAGCCCGCTCCCTTTGA